A window of the Comamonas sp. Y33R10-2 genome harbors these coding sequences:
- the rpsO gene encoding 30S ribosomal protein S15 has product MIAASIKAEVVKANARSENDTGSPEVQVALLTARINELTPHFKANAKDHHGRRGLLRMVSRRRKLLDYLKSKDAERYTALIAKLGLRK; this is encoded by the coding sequence ATGATCGCTGCCTCTATCAAGGCTGAAGTTGTTAAGGCTAACGCTCGTTCCGAAAACGACACTGGTAGCCCAGAAGTGCAAGTGGCTCTGTTGACCGCTCGCATCAACGAATTGACTCCTCACTTCAAGGCTAACGCTAAGGATCACCACGGTCGCCGCGGTCTGCTGCGTATGGTGAGCCGTCGTCGTAAGCTGCTGGACTACCTGAAGTCCAAGGATGCTGAGCGTTACACCGCTTTGATCGCCAAGCTGGGCCTGCGTAAGTAA
- a CDS encoding PilW family protein: MKRIYSLSKVHARARQHGLTLVELMVAMVLALLISMAAAGALFIARQGFTNVDAAAQLRDNGRFAQDLLQRIGTQAGFKSLQFAATSQPTSTDGISDTPAPNVFGLNNASRTISNTWDAGTTRASGSVGYGSDILVLRYQVSTSAVSSTTSDGTMIDCMGISPTAIPTDRQDRIVSILHIGVANGEPSLMCSRSDTGAANYDSQPLVQGVENFQVLYGVDGIAPGNSTVPIPASTADSVPERYLRADQLTVTGNTAATTANWQRVRSIRIGMVLRARAGSAIDKTTQTFYPLGEAKSSSSGTAGSAFEASNDPGTTFTPAVDGRLRQVVTFTIHLRNYQEDL; the protein is encoded by the coding sequence ATGAAGCGCATTTATTCCCTATCCAAAGTGCACGCAAGGGCACGCCAGCACGGCTTGACGCTTGTTGAGTTGATGGTTGCCATGGTTCTAGCCTTACTCATCAGCATGGCGGCAGCTGGGGCGCTATTTATTGCTCGACAAGGCTTTACCAATGTCGATGCAGCCGCACAGCTCAGAGATAACGGCCGCTTTGCACAGGATTTGCTACAGCGCATCGGAACACAAGCTGGTTTCAAAAGCCTGCAATTCGCAGCAACCAGTCAACCTACCAGCACTGACGGTATTTCAGACACTCCCGCCCCCAATGTTTTTGGCCTTAACAATGCCTCCCGAACCATCAGCAACACCTGGGATGCAGGTACGACTCGCGCATCAGGCTCTGTTGGGTATGGCAGTGATATTTTAGTTTTGCGATATCAGGTAAGCACCTCTGCCGTCAGTTCAACAACCTCAGACGGCACGATGATTGACTGCATGGGAATTAGCCCTACGGCAATACCAACAGACAGACAGGATCGCATTGTCAGCATTCTTCATATTGGCGTAGCCAATGGAGAACCCTCTCTCATGTGCTCACGCTCCGACACTGGAGCAGCCAATTACGACTCTCAACCTTTGGTGCAGGGTGTGGAAAATTTTCAGGTGCTATATGGCGTGGATGGCATTGCCCCAGGAAATAGCACGGTTCCCATTCCAGCATCCACAGCGGACTCCGTTCCAGAACGCTACCTTCGCGCAGACCAGCTAACCGTCACTGGCAACACCGCAGCCACTACAGCCAACTGGCAACGTGTACGCAGCATTCGAATCGGCATGGTTTTACGAGCCAGAGCAGGCTCTGCCATCGACAAAACAACTCAGACCTTTTACCCCCTCGGAGAAGCCAAGAGCTCATCCTCAGGAACCGCAGGAAGTGCCTTCGAAGCAAGTAATGATCCTGGCACGACCTTCACACCAGCAGTAGATGGCCGACTGCGTCAGGTTGTCACATTCACGATCCATTTGCGCAATTACCAAGAGGATCTGTAA
- the pnp gene encoding polyribonucleotide nucleotidyltransferase translates to MTMFNKVTKTFQWGQHTVTMETGEIARQASGAVLVNIDDTVVLATVVGSKIAKSGQDFFPLTVDYIEKTYAAGKIPGSFFKREAKPSEHETLTSRLIDRPIRPLFPEGFYNDVHVVIHTISLNPEVDADIAAMIAVSAALSVSGLPFSGPIGAARVGYINGEYVLNPGQTQRKDSLMDLVVAGTESAVLMVESEAKQLTEELMLGAVVYGHEQSQIAINAIHDLVREGGKPAWDWTAPAKDEALIAKVAELGEAKLRAAYQERNKQVRTHASRLAYADVKAGLAAQGVAFDGVKVESMLFDIEANIVRSQILAGEPRIDGRDTRTVRPIEIRNSVLPRTHGSALFTRGETQALVISTLGTERDAQRIDALAGEFEDNFLFHYNMPPFATGEVGRMGSTKRREIGHGRLAKRALAACLPTKEEFPYTIRVVSEITESNGSSSMASVCGGCLAMMDAGVPMKAHVAGIAMGLIKEDNKFAVLTDILGDEDHLGDMDFKVAGTTNGITALQMDIKIQGITKEIMQVALAQAKEARMHILGKMQEAMGEAKTEVSDFAPKLFTMKINPEKIRDVIGKGGATIRALTEETGTQINISEDGTITIAATDGAKAEAAKLRIEQITAEVEIGKIYEGPIVKILEFGALINLLPGKDGLLHISQIAHERVEKVTDYLQEGQVVKVKVLETDDKGRVKLSMKALIERPAGMPEREPREPREQREYRDRAPRQNRDSRESREPRENRGFADDQQQQQQQ, encoded by the coding sequence ATGACCATGTTCAATAAAGTTACCAAGACTTTCCAGTGGGGTCAGCACACGGTCACCATGGAAACCGGCGAAATCGCCCGTCAAGCTTCCGGCGCTGTGCTGGTCAACATCGATGACACCGTGGTTCTGGCCACTGTCGTGGGTTCCAAGATCGCTAAGTCGGGTCAAGACTTTTTCCCCTTGACCGTTGACTACATTGAGAAGACATACGCCGCCGGCAAGATCCCTGGTAGCTTCTTCAAGCGCGAAGCCAAGCCTTCGGAGCACGAAACTCTGACCTCGCGTCTGATCGACCGTCCTATCCGTCCTCTGTTCCCAGAAGGCTTCTACAACGACGTGCACGTGGTCATCCACACCATCTCGTTGAACCCTGAAGTGGATGCTGACATTGCCGCGATGATTGCAGTGTCCGCCGCTTTGTCGGTGTCGGGTTTGCCTTTCAGCGGCCCTATCGGTGCAGCCCGCGTGGGTTACATCAACGGCGAATATGTGCTGAACCCCGGTCAAACTCAGCGCAAGGATTCGCTGATGGATCTGGTCGTTGCCGGTACTGAATCTGCCGTGCTGATGGTCGAGTCCGAAGCCAAGCAACTGACTGAAGAGTTGATGCTGGGTGCTGTGGTTTATGGCCACGAACAAAGCCAGATCGCTATCAATGCCATTCACGACCTGGTGCGTGAAGGCGGCAAGCCCGCTTGGGATTGGACTGCTCCTGCTAAGGACGAAGCCCTGATCGCCAAGGTCGCTGAGCTGGGTGAAGCCAAGCTGCGCGCTGCCTACCAAGAGCGTAACAAGCAAGTTCGCACGCACGCTAGCCGTCTGGCTTACGCCGATGTGAAGGCTGGCTTGGCTGCACAAGGCGTGGCGTTTGACGGCGTCAAGGTTGAGAGCATGCTGTTCGACATCGAAGCCAACATCGTGCGTTCGCAGATTCTGGCGGGTGAGCCGCGTATCGACGGCCGCGACACTCGCACCGTGCGTCCTATCGAAATTCGCAACTCCGTGCTGCCCCGCACCCACGGCTCCGCTCTGTTTACCCGTGGTGAAACCCAGGCTCTGGTGATCTCTACTCTGGGTACCGAGCGTGATGCACAGCGTATCGATGCGCTGGCTGGTGAGTTCGAAGACAACTTCCTGTTCCACTACAACATGCCTCCCTTTGCCACCGGTGAAGTGGGCCGCATGGGTTCGACCAAGCGCCGCGAAATCGGTCACGGTCGTTTGGCCAAGCGCGCTCTGGCCGCTTGCCTGCCTACCAAGGAAGAGTTCCCCTACACCATCCGCGTGGTGTCGGAAATCACGGAATCCAACGGTTCTTCGTCCATGGCTTCGGTCTGCGGCGGCTGCCTGGCCATGATGGATGCTGGTGTTCCTATGAAGGCACACGTGGCTGGTATCGCCATGGGTCTGATCAAAGAAGACAACAAGTTTGCCGTGCTGACCGACATCCTGGGTGATGAAGATCACCTGGGTGACATGGACTTCAAGGTGGCCGGTACTACCAACGGTATTACTGCGCTGCAGATGGACATCAAGATCCAAGGCATTACCAAGGAAATCATGCAGGTCGCTCTGGCTCAGGCCAAGGAAGCGCGCATGCACATCTTGGGCAAGATGCAAGAAGCCATGGGCGAAGCCAAGACCGAAGTTTCTGACTTCGCTCCTAAGCTGTTCACCATGAAGATCAACCCTGAGAAGATCCGTGACGTGATCGGTAAGGGCGGCGCGACTATCCGTGCGCTGACCGAAGAAACCGGCACCCAGATCAACATCTCGGAAGACGGCACCATCACCATTGCTGCCACTGACGGCGCCAAGGCTGAAGCTGCCAAGCTGCGTATCGAGCAGATCACCGCTGAAGTCGAAATCGGCAAGATCTACGAAGGCCCGATCGTCAAGATCTTGGAATTCGGTGCTCTGATCAACCTGTTGCCCGGCAAGGACGGTCTGCTGCACATCAGCCAGATCGCTCACGAGCGCGTGGAAAAGGTCACCGACTACCTGCAAGAAGGCCAAGTGGTCAAGGTCAAGGTTCTGGAAACAGACGACAAGGGCCGCGTCAAGCTGTCCATGAAGGCTTTGATCGAGCGTCCTGCTGGCATGCCTGAGCGTGAGCCTCGCGAGCCTCGCGAACAGCGTGAGTACCGCGACCGCGCTCCTCGTCAGAACCGCGATTCCCGCGAGAGCCGTGAGCCCCGCGAAAATCGTGGCTTTGCTGACGACCAGCAGCAGCAACAGCAGCAGTAA
- the pilV gene encoding type IV pilus modification protein PilV: MLRPFIASPLLRRRKQNYRPYSHGFTLIEVLVAIVIFSFGLLGMVGMQAFALQANREARLQNQATTLARELAEMMRSNRQIAVKATATDNPYLGAFSTGSLSISSPSYCLSVSNASTGCSSTTDVAAAQMSDWLARVDASLPSARVSVCLDGTPYTSDGLAQWSCTATGASEIIYIKIGWTQSSTNRTLTGNSAFEQASDTNSRPGIIFPVTSGSAS; encoded by the coding sequence ATGCTGAGACCCTTCATTGCCAGTCCCTTGCTGCGCCGACGCAAGCAGAACTACCGCCCGTATTCACACGGCTTCACCTTGATTGAAGTGTTGGTGGCGATTGTTATTTTTTCGTTCGGACTTCTGGGCATGGTAGGCATGCAGGCATTTGCACTGCAAGCCAACCGAGAAGCACGCCTGCAAAATCAGGCAACCACCCTCGCAAGAGAGCTGGCCGAGATGATGCGTAGCAATAGACAGATCGCTGTCAAAGCAACCGCAACCGATAACCCCTATTTGGGCGCTTTCAGCACAGGCAGCCTCAGCATTAGCAGCCCATCGTATTGCCTCAGCGTTAGCAATGCTAGTACCGGCTGCTCATCTACTACCGACGTAGCAGCGGCACAAATGTCGGACTGGCTTGCGCGTGTTGATGCCTCTTTACCCAGTGCTCGCGTTTCTGTGTGCCTTGATGGCACTCCGTATACCAGCGATGGGTTAGCGCAATGGTCCTGCACAGCCACCGGGGCAAGCGAAATTATCTACATCAAAATCGGCTGGACACAGTCAAGCACCAATAGAACTTTGACGGGAAACAGTGCATTTGAACAAGCCAGCGACACCAATTCACGCCCAGGAATCATTTTCCCGGTAACCAGCGGTAGCGCATCATGA